A window of the Syntrophaceae bacterium genome harbors these coding sequences:
- the lpxK gene encoding tetraacyldisaccharide 4'-kinase: MQTEPTRNLHDRVQTLWYGEDASPGLLLGPALGIASGGYGLGIRFRNALYDRGVLRVRRLPVPVISVGNLTVGGTGKTPMVIHLAEFLRNRGMHPAVLSRGYGGRPRGPVEVVSDGKHVLSEPAVCGDEPFMMARRLHEVPVLTGPERFLTGRSAVDRFGADVLLLDDGFQHRRLHRDADILLIHARKPFGNGHLLPRGPLREPLESLRRARWIIRTGPAPADGEKESTPVLPGYGRPVLRALHRPSRLVRASGGEVLPTGFLDGKKVCAFAGIGSPDAFRRTLESLGCRAATFLAYPDHHRFSREDLDEIKRCAATGDATAYVTTEKDAARLAGMEKLLPELLVLEVDLSMEPDDGGLGRDILGLLENRCGWKMGEKP, encoded by the coding sequence ATGCAGACCGAACCGACCAGGAATCTTCACGATCGTGTCCAGACCCTCTGGTACGGCGAAGACGCCTCTCCGGGCCTCCTTTTGGGTCCGGCCCTGGGCATCGCCTCGGGGGGATACGGCCTCGGGATCCGGTTTCGGAACGCCCTGTATGACCGGGGGGTCCTCCGGGTGCGGCGACTCCCCGTCCCGGTGATCAGCGTGGGCAATCTGACGGTCGGTGGAACGGGGAAGACCCCCATGGTGATTCACCTGGCGGAGTTCCTGAGGAATCGGGGTATGCATCCGGCCGTTCTGAGCCGCGGCTACGGAGGCCGGCCCAGGGGACCCGTCGAGGTCGTTTCCGACGGAAAGCACGTGCTCTCTGAACCGGCCGTCTGCGGAGATGAGCCGTTCATGATGGCCCGCCGGCTCCATGAAGTGCCCGTATTGACGGGGCCGGAGCGGTTCCTGACAGGCCGCTCCGCCGTGGACCGCTTTGGAGCGGACGTACTGCTTCTCGACGACGGCTTTCAGCACCGCCGTCTTCACCGGGACGCGGACATCCTCCTGATCCATGCCCGAAAGCCTTTCGGAAACGGCCACCTGCTGCCCCGGGGCCCCCTGCGCGAACCGCTGGAATCCCTTCGGCGGGCCCGTTGGATCATCCGGACGGGTCCCGCACCGGCCGACGGCGAAAAAGAGAGCACACCTGTCCTTCCCGGATACGGACGGCCGGTCCTGCGGGCCCTGCACCGGCCGTCCCGCCTTGTCCGCGCCTCCGGGGGGGAGGTCCTGCCGACGGGTTTTCTGGACGGAAAAAAGGTCTGCGCCTTCGCCGGGATCGGTTCGCCGGATGCCTTCCGCCGGACGCTGGAGTCGCTCGGATGCAGGGCGGCAACATTCCTGGCCTATCCGGACCACCACCGGTTCAGCCGGGAAGATCTCGACGAAATCAAGCGCTGCGCTGCCACCGGGGATGCCACCGCGTATGTGACGACCGAAAAGGATGCCGCCCGGCTTGCCGGAATGGAAAAGCTCCTGCCGGAGCTTCTGGTCCTCGAAGTGGACCTGTCCATGGAACCGGACGACGGAGGGCTCGGCCGGGACATCCTGGGACTTCTGGAAAACAGGTGCGGATGGAAAATGGGAGAAAAGCCATGA
- a CDS encoding lysophospholipid acyltransferase family protein: MSVESQAEKLLHLFQRIPLGIRKAFFVRIALLAYAADPRHRLISLHNLRMAFPETSPEELVPIARGVYRNMGIVAAEFFDLPKINRENLADWVELEGTEHALRALEKNKGLLMFGAHFGNWELEAIVASLVIKPMMVIYRLMDSPFLEALISKVRSCTGNILQDKDRAMRPMLRILKQNGVVGLLLDQNMAWQEGVFVDFFGRPACTSDGLALLALHTEAPVIPGYMARLENGKYRLVLGEEVPLVRTGNRREDVLENTQRFTSIIEDAVRKYPDQWFWVHQRWKTKPWQAPRRT; this comes from the coding sequence ATGAGCGTGGAATCGCAAGCGGAAAAACTGCTCCACCTTTTCCAGCGAATTCCTCTGGGAATCCGAAAGGCCTTCTTCGTCCGGATCGCCCTGCTCGCCTATGCCGCCGACCCCCGTCACCGCCTGATCTCACTGCACAATCTCCGCATGGCCTTCCCGGAGACGTCACCGGAGGAGCTGGTTCCGATCGCCCGCGGAGTCTACCGCAACATGGGAATCGTGGCGGCCGAGTTCTTCGATCTCCCGAAGATCAATCGGGAAAATCTGGCGGATTGGGTGGAGCTGGAGGGCACGGAACATGCCCTTCGGGCCCTTGAAAAGAACAAGGGACTCCTCATGTTCGGCGCCCACTTCGGGAACTGGGAACTGGAGGCCATCGTCGCCTCCCTGGTCATCAAGCCCATGATGGTGATCTACCGCCTCATGGACAGCCCCTTTCTGGAAGCCCTGATATCGAAGGTCCGCTCCTGCACGGGAAACATTCTCCAGGACAAGGACCGGGCCATGCGACCCATGCTCCGAATCCTGAAGCAGAACGGGGTGGTCGGTCTCCTCCTGGATCAGAACATGGCCTGGCAGGAAGGGGTCTTCGTCGACTTTTTCGGACGTCCCGCCTGCACTTCAGACGGGCTTGCCCTGCTGGCCCTCCATACCGAGGCTCCCGTCATCCCGGGATACATGGCCCGCCTTGAGAACGGGAAATACCGGCTCGTTCTCGGAGAAGAAGTTCCCCTGGTCCGGACCGGAAACCGCCGGGAGGACGTACTGGAAAACACGCAGCGCTTCACGAGCATCATCGAAGATGCGGTGCGGAAATACCCGGATCAGTGGTTCTGGGTACACCAGCGCTGGAAGACGAAACCCTGGCAGGCACCGAGGCGGACATGA
- a CDS encoding HAD family hydrolase — MAGRRAVFLDRDGTINEEVGYLDRIEKLRILPGAAEAIAMLNRGGLKVVVVTNQSGIARGFFTEAFVEETHRHLRDLLRGQGARIDAFYFCPHHPTEGLGPYRLDCPCRKPKPGLILRAATEMGIALEDSFMVGDMPKDVEAGTRAGARGILVRTGYGRDIEAPPEAAYIAEDLIDAAHWILGIDRP, encoded by the coding sequence ATGGCGGGACGGCGTGCGGTCTTCCTGGACCGGGACGGTACGATCAACGAAGAAGTGGGATACCTGGACCGCATCGAGAAACTCCGGATCCTTCCCGGCGCGGCCGAGGCAATCGCCATGCTCAACCGGGGGGGCCTGAAGGTCGTTGTCGTGACAAACCAGTCGGGCATCGCCCGGGGATTCTTCACCGAGGCCTTCGTGGAGGAAACCCACCGGCATCTCCGGGATCTTCTTCGCGGACAGGGAGCCCGCATTGACGCCTTTTACTTCTGTCCGCACCACCCGACGGAGGGCCTGGGACCCTACCGGCTGGACTGTCCCTGCCGGAAGCCCAAACCGGGACTGATCCTCCGGGCCGCCACCGAGATGGGAATCGCCCTGGAGGATTCCTTCATGGTCGGAGACATGCCCAAAGACGTGGAAGCGGGAACCCGGGCAGGTGCAAGGGGAATCCTGGTCCGGACGGGTTACGGGCGTGACATCGAGGCACCGCCGGAGGCGGCTTACATCGCAGAGGATCTGATCGATGCCGCCCACTGGATCCTCGGGATCGACCGCCCATGA
- the waaF gene encoding lipopolysaccharide heptosyltransferase II: MTDGITLQTVLLVRHRRSFPAREIKRLLVRGTNWIGDAILTLPAMAAIRKGMPEAHITVLAKPWVGEVYRICPHADEVLTFQEPGIHAGVAGRLRLARDLRDMGFDGAILLQNAIEAALVTLLAGIPVRAGYNTDARGLLLTSSVRRSREILRVHQSHYYVEMVRALGFPPPEPATPLLVTPPAYRDLAEKVLQDRGCDPEVPLAGLAPGAAYGPAKRWYPDRFAAVADRLADEFGTRILVFGSAGDRESAEAVQAGARTELVNLAGNTSLREALALISRCRVFISNDSGLMHVAAAMGIPTVAIFGSTNPVTTGPMGPRFSVIRRPMDCSPCLRETCPEDFRCMDAISAEDVWNEARSLFEGGP; encoded by the coding sequence ATGACGGATGGCATCACTCTGCAAACCGTGCTCCTGGTCCGCCACCGACGGTCTTTTCCGGCCCGTGAAATCAAGCGTCTGCTGGTGAGGGGAACCAACTGGATCGGCGATGCCATCCTTACCCTGCCAGCCATGGCGGCCATTCGCAAAGGAATGCCGGAAGCGCACATCACCGTATTGGCAAAACCGTGGGTGGGGGAGGTCTACCGGATCTGTCCCCATGCGGACGAGGTTCTCACCTTCCAGGAACCGGGAATCCATGCCGGCGTTGCCGGCCGTCTGCGCCTGGCGCGGGACCTGAGAGACATGGGATTCGACGGGGCCATCCTCCTGCAGAACGCCATTGAGGCGGCCCTTGTAACCCTGCTGGCGGGAATTCCCGTCCGGGCCGGGTACAACACGGATGCCCGGGGACTGCTTCTGACGTCTTCGGTGCGGCGGTCCCGGGAGATCCTTCGGGTTCACCAGAGCCATTACTATGTGGAGATGGTCCGGGCCTTGGGATTTCCTCCGCCGGAACCGGCGACGCCCCTTCTGGTCACGCCGCCGGCTTACCGGGATCTGGCGGAAAAGGTGCTGCAGGACAGAGGGTGCGATCCCGAAGTCCCCCTGGCGGGACTCGCGCCGGGGGCGGCTTACGGGCCGGCCAAGCGCTGGTATCCGGATCGTTTTGCCGCCGTGGCGGACCGTCTCGCGGATGAATTCGGGACCCGGATTCTCGTCTTCGGAAGCGCCGGAGACCGGGAGAGCGCCGAGGCGGTCCAGGCAGGCGCCCGGACGGAACTGGTCAACCTGGCGGGAAACACATCGCTGCGGGAGGCCCTGGCCCTCATCTCCCGGTGCCGCGTATTTATCTCCAACGATTCCGGGCTGATGCACGTGGCGGCGGCCATGGGAATACCGACCGTGGCCATTTTCGGCTCCACGAACCCCGTGACGACCGGCCCCATGGGCCCCCGGTTTTCCGTCATCCGCCGTCCCATGGACTGCAGCCCCTGTCTGCGGGAGACCTGTCCGGAGGATTTCCGCTGCATGGATGCCATCTCCGCGGAAGACGTCTGGAACGAGGCAAGATCGCTTTTCGAGGGAGGCCCGTGA